The Humulus lupulus chromosome 7, drHumLupu1.1, whole genome shotgun sequence region ttcagaattttctaaaaatttgcaggatgctctaaatagttgcAATacacacggtcataaaaaaagtcgtgccaaaaactgttcacgggttttttttatgtgcgtggaaatcaacatgtttgaaccaaattttcggtactgtaaactattcggaattttctgaaaatctgcaggatgttctaaatagctacaatatatacggtcataaaaaaaaatcgcgccgaaaactgttcaaggGTTGAGAAATACTGAaagtcctaccggtagggctcaaAGTGAAGTCTCTATAGTAGAACTCCCCTATATATACACCTGTTTGGTCCCTTAGGtttaagtaaaataatatatatacctTTCGATTTTTATAAATACTATAATTAACCTCTCATTTATTGTTTATACCAAAATagtatcaaaattattttttcaaagaCTCGTTAACCTTAAATAAATTGCAAATAGTAATAAAGCGTAATACTCGTTTTTATTTACTTTATGTATTTATcttattctattttattattattatttatttaagtttataagtttttaaaaataaattttaagtattattaatttattaaaagaattaaaaataattttaattataaatataaataagggtaaaaaagtctttgaaaaaataaattttatcaaaaATTTGTTTAgggtattataaatatataatttttaaactaGGGGACAAACTGTATActccgcaaaaaaaaaaaagaataaaattatatgtagatttatataaattatgtgaattttgtatgatttaacaaatacatatataaaaaaaattgactatacataatgttatttatatatatatcatttcattttttaaaaaaaaattatcttcttttattttattgtgatgtataaatatcataaatatatatattttttattttgtataacAGCAGCCACTGGACCacaactagtatatatatatatgacaattttttttataggacTTCCCTTTAAATCTTATTAGTAGGACTATTAGTGTTACTCGATCCGTAAAtaattttcggcgcgattttatttttataaccgtatatattgtagctatttagagcattatgtaaattttcagaaatattaaatagtttacagtaccgaaaactaggttcaaacatgttgttttccacgcgcataaaaaaaattagtcacgcgtgcaacatgtttgaacctagttttcagtattgtaaactatttggaatgttctaaaaatttgcaagatgctctaaatagctacaatatatatagtcataaaaaaaaaatcgcttTGAAAAACTGTTCACGAACTGTAGAATTGTAAATCCCGAGAGCCCTATAAttccccatatatatatatatatatttatatgaattcataCCGTTCACTTGTCAGTGCCACCGTGCTAGTGGCAGAAGAGACAGGCTTAAGATAATTatgaaatataaattatataataagaataatattATTAACATAGATAATGGGCCCACTGTCTGAAAAACCATCAAACAAGaaagcccaaaacccagaaaaccgCCAACAGAAAAAGCTAAACCCAATTCCAGGCCTCACTATAAATACCCATTTCACAACATTTCCTCTTGCATAATACATACTTGACAAAAAAcgtttaaatttcaaaataattctCAACAAATTTATAGCCGTCCGATCAGAGACCAGACAAGATCAATGGCTGACGTATCGACCATGGAGCGGAAGATCCTCGTGGCCGTCGATGAAGGTGAGGAGAGTGCGTACGCGCTCTCGTGGTGCCTCAAGAACGTGATCACTGTTAATTCCAAAGATACCCTTATCTTACTCTACGTCAAGCCCCCACGGACCGTTTATACGGCTCTAGATGGCACAGGTGAGGAGGAGGAGGGCCCTTCAGGTATTTTGATATGTAGTTTGTAGTGTCGCCTTCGTTGGCTTActggcattttggtaattttgtcaTTGATTTCAGGGTATTTGTTTTCAACTGATATCATGGCTGCTATGACCAAATACGGTAATGACGTGGCGGACTGCGTGATCGAGAAAGCTAAGAGAACGTGCAGAGATCTTCAGGATGTGAGTTCTTCAGACTTGTTTTTTTCTGTAAGGGTTAAACATGTCATTTTGTAATGGTTGAAATGTGTATTGACGAAATTGTCCTTTAGGTTAAGGTGGAGTCGAGAATAGAGAGCGGTGATCCTAGGGATGTGATTTGCCAGGTGGTGGAGAATATTGGTGCTGACGTGTTTGTCATGGGAAGCCATGGTTATGGTCTCCTTAAAAGGTAGGTCCCATTTTAATATGACTCATTTTCTTCTCTTCTTAAATATTGTTTAATTGTTAATGTTGATCATTAATATTGAAGATGTtgattctttaattttttttgataaatgaATTCTAAGGCACTGTTGATCATTGGCAGGGCTTTTCTTGGTAGTGTGAGCAACCACTGTGCTCAGAATGTGAAATGTCCAGTCTTGATAGTGAAGAAGCCCAAAACAAATGCTGAGAACAAATGATACATATatatttcttcttctctcttttcgGTGAAAGTTTGTTAGTCTTTCTTTTTTTATTACTTGGAGTAATTTAGAAATTCTGTACTATTTTTTTTGGTTTGCATTTTCACTTGTTTGTGTGTACATATCATGAGAAAGAGTTTttctttgaaaataataataaaagtggaAATATCCTTTTTGATGTTGGTTTACGCAATTGCCATGAGCAAAGCCAAAATAAAAGAGTTCCAATTTGATTTTCTCAATTATATTCACACTTAATAAATTTGTATATGCAATCTCAAATTAGTTTTATATAATATCataatgttaaaataaatatttataattatacttTTTTATCCAACTTATTTGTGAGATTGAGATTTAAAGTTAAATTTTATTTGTGATTTGTAATTTTGGATCGTTAATTAGAAGAAATGAACACTCGTTTTTTTTTGGGAAGAAATCTGTGTTGTGAACGAGACGTTATCTTTTGAGTAGAGTGCAACCTGCTTGTTTTTTTTCTTAGAAAAGAAAAGATAAACTCATCAACAAGGAAGGTGCCTACCTCCTCTAAGTTCAGGATACCAGTCCTGTTGTGATGAGCTGCAAATGCAGCACATCTATGAGCAACAAC contains the following coding sequences:
- the LOC133788403 gene encoding universal stress protein A-like protein isoform X1; the encoded protein is MADVSTMERKILVAVDEGEESAYALSWCLKNVITVNSKDTLILLYVKPPRTVYTALDGTGEEEEGPSGYLFSTDIMAAMTKYGNDVADCVIEKAKRTCRDLQDVKVESRIESGDPRDVICQVVENIGADVFVMGSHGYGLLKRAFLGSVSNHCAQNVKCPVLIVKKPKTNAENK
- the LOC133788403 gene encoding universal stress protein A-like protein isoform X2 → MADVSTMERKILVAVDEGEESAYALSWCLKNVITVNSKDTLILLYVKPPRTVYTALDGTGYLFSTDIMAAMTKYGNDVADCVIEKAKRTCRDLQDVKVESRIESGDPRDVICQVVENIGADVFVMGSHGYGLLKRAFLGSVSNHCAQNVKCPVLIVKKPKTNAENK